The genomic region GTGGGTTGATGGAACAGAACCTGCGTCGTGCGCTGTCGATCTCCAACGGTGAACTGCAGATCCTCTGGTCGAGCCCGATCACCTTTGGCGTATGGGTGCTGACGGCCTTGATGCTGTTGTTCCCGCTGGTGCGCATCTGGCGCAAGCGTTCCCTGCAGCGCCGTGCCGTGGCCGATGTCTGAGGCCACGTTTAAAAAATGGTGGGCAACACCGCTGGTCGGTCTGCTGGGCGGGTACCTCGCCAGCCAGATCGGCTGGCCACTGCCGTACATGGTCGGCTCGTTGTTGGCGATCATCCTCGTGCGCTGCCTCACACCCTGGCAGCTGGCGGAAATTCCCGGCGGCCGCAAATGCGGCCAATGGGTGGTGGGCATCGGTATCGGCCTGCACTTCACCCCGGTGGTGATGGAACAGGTGATGAGCCACTTCGGCCTGATCTTCTTTGGCGCGCTGGTCACCAGCCTCTCCAGCATTGTGGGCGTGTGGTTGATGCGCCGTAGCGGTGAAGACCGCGCCACGGCGTTTTTCTCGAGCATGCCGGGCGGGTCTGGGGAGATGGTCAACCTCGGTGCACGCAATGGCGCGGTACTCAGCCGCGTTGCCGCAGGCCAGAGTTTGCGGGTGTTGGTGGTGGTGCTGTGTGTACCGGCGGCGTTCAAGTATTTGCTGGGGGAAGGTGCTCCGCAGTTTCATCCGGCGACCGTCGATTGGGCATGGCTGGCGGTGCTGTTCCCCGTCGGCGCGTTGGTAGCCTGGGGTTGGCAGCGCTTGCGTCAGCCGAATCCTTGGCTGTTCGGGCCGCTACTGGTCAGCGCCATCGTCAGTATCACCTGGGACTTGCACATCGGCCTGCCAGACGGTGGCAGCCAGATCGGCCAGTGGCTGATTGGCAGCGGCCTGGGTTGCCACTTCAACCGACAGTTCTTCCGGCGCGCGCCATTGTTCATGGGGCGTACCTTGATCGGTACAGTGTTGACCATGTTGATCGCGACACTGGCGGCGGTAGGTTTGAGCGCGCTGACGCATCTGGATCTGCGTTCACTGACACTGGGCATGATGCCCGGGGGGATTGCCGAGATGAGCCTGACGGCAGAAACCCTGCAACTGTCGGTGCCGTTGGTAACGGCGATGCAGGTGATGCGCTTGTTGTTTGTGTTATTTCTGGCGGAGCCGTTGTTTCGGCACTGGAACCGACAGCCAGACAAAATCTAACGCCTCGCGACGTTCAATTGTGGGAGCTGTCGAGCCCCAGCGAGGCTGCGATAGCGGTGGGTCAGGCAGCATTGATGCTGACTGTGCCGCCGCCTTCGCAGCCTCGCTAAAGCTCGACAGCTCC from Pseudomonas yamanorum harbors:
- a CDS encoding AbrB family transcriptional regulator, coding for MSEATFKKWWATPLVGLLGGYLASQIGWPLPYMVGSLLAIILVRCLTPWQLAEIPGGRKCGQWVVGIGIGLHFTPVVMEQVMSHFGLIFFGALVTSLSSIVGVWLMRRSGEDRATAFFSSMPGGSGEMVNLGARNGAVLSRVAAGQSLRVLVVVLCVPAAFKYLLGEGAPQFHPATVDWAWLAVLFPVGALVAWGWQRLRQPNPWLFGPLLVSAIVSITWDLHIGLPDGGSQIGQWLIGSGLGCHFNRQFFRRAPLFMGRTLIGTVLTMLIATLAAVGLSALTHLDLRSLTLGMMPGGIAEMSLTAETLQLSVPLVTAMQVMRLLFVLFLAEPLFRHWNRQPDKI